The sequence GCGCATCCTGCCGCTCCTGCGCGATCTGCCGGAGGCGCGCGGTGAGGCGGTGTTCGTCTGGCTCCACGTGCCGCTCTTCGCCGCACTCCTGTGGCTCGCGCTGCAGGGCGCGGCGACGGTGGGGGCGGCCGCGCTCTCCACCTTCGCGGTGATCCATGTCGGCCTGCACTGGCTGTTCCGGACCCATCCGGCGAACGAGTTTGACAACCTGACCTCGTGGATCCTCATCGGCGGCGCGGGTCTCTTCGGCCTCGTCCACCTCGCACTGCTCCTCTGAGCGGAATGGCCCTTTCCAAAGCCGTGCTGCCGCGCTATCCGGTCCCTAGGTCGGAGCGTGGCGCAGTCTGGTAGCGCACCTGTTTTGGGTACAGGGGGTCGTGAGTTCGAATCTCGCCGCTCCGACCATTTTCACCAGATGTCCGCAGCATTGAACGTTCGCGCAACGCTACCGCGGGGGTGCGCAAACGAAAACGGCAGCCGGGGTGCGGCTGCCGTTGGTGCTTCGGGTCAGATGACCGGGCGCTGCCCGATCACTCCACGACGAGAGAGCCCGCGCTCTGCTTGCCGTCGCGGCCGGTTTCCAGTTCGTAGGAAACCTTCTGATTGTCCTTGAGGCCCGTCAGACCCGAACGCTCGACGGCGGAGATGTGTACGAACACGTCCTTGCCGCCCGCATCGGGTTGAATGAAGCCGTAGCCTTTGTCGGGGTTGAACCATTTCACGGTGCCAGTGGCCATCCGTTCTCTCCTGTAAGGGCCGCGCGGGATGCGGCGGCCGGGGTGCAAGGCAAATCGAAACCCTGCGATCTGCGTTGAGCTCGGAGAAGTCGGCGACATGACACGTTGCGAGGACGGCTTAGTCCCTTCCGGGCTCAACCACAAGGAATGATGCAATCACCGCCTCACGCCGCCCCCTGCGTTCCGCGCTCGCGGTAGGGGGTGGTGTCGAAATGAGCGCGGTAGCATTTGGAGAAGTGCGAGGGCGAGGTGAAGCCGCAGGCGAGCGCCACATTGATCACCGTCATGTCGGTCTGCATCAGCAGGTTCTTCGCCCGCTGCAGCCGCAGTTCCATGTAGTAGCGCTTGGGCGAGCGGTTGAGGTAGCGGCGGAACAGGCGTTCGAGCTGGCGCGTGCTCATGCCGACGTCCGAGGCGAGGATCGAGGGGCTGATCGGCTCCTCGATATTGTCCTCCATCATCTGGATCACGGTGGCGAGCTTTGGGTGGCGCACCCCGATCCGGGTGGGGATGGAGAGGCGCTGCTCCTCCCGATCCGTGCGGATCGTTGTGTAGATCATCTGGTCCGCGACCTTGTTGGCGAGCTCCTGCCCGTGGGTGTCCGCGATCAGCTTCAGCATCAGGTCGGCGGAGGCGGAGCCCCCCGCGCTCGAATAGCGGTTCCCGTCGATGGTGTAGATCGCCTGGGTGAGTGCTATGTCCGGGAACTCCTCGATGAAGCTATCGCGGTTGTCCCAGTGGATGGTGCAGCGGCGATCCTCCAACAGTCCCGCGCGCGCCATGATGTAGGTGGCGTTGCACAGGCCGCCGACGGCGATGCCCTTGCGCGCCTCGCGCCGCAGGTATTGCAGGATGGGCTTCGTGGTCGCGCCCTTCACGTCGATGCCCGAGCAGATCATCAGCACCTCGTCGCGCCCGATCTCGTCGAGACCCATGTCGAGCAGGGTGCGTTGGCCGTTGGAGCACTCCGCAT is a genomic window of Pontivivens ytuae containing:
- a CDS encoding GlxA family transcriptional regulator, encoding MTETADTPQTFVFLLTANYSLLSYACAVEPLRLANFTSGRELYRWRVAGENGEYAECSNGQRTLLDMGLDEIGRDEVLMICSGIDVKGATTKPILQYLRREARKGIAVGGLCNATYIMARAGLLEDRRCTIHWDNRDSFIEEFPDIALTQAIYTIDGNRYSSAGGSASADLMLKLIADTHGQELANKVADQMIYTTIRTDREEQRLSIPTRIGVRHPKLATVIQMMEDNIEEPISPSILASDVGMSTRQLERLFRRYLNRSPKRYYMELRLQRAKNLLMQTDMTVINVALACGFTSPSHFSKCYRAHFDTTPYRERGTQGAA
- a CDS encoding DUF6713 family protein, coding for MADLAFALMAGFFFTHELDAMRRHEWRILPLLRDLPEARGEAVFVWLHVPLFAALLWLALQGAATVGAAALSTFAVIHVGLHWLFRTHPANEFDNLTSWILIGGAGLFGLVHLALLL
- a CDS encoding cold-shock protein, yielding MATGTVKWFNPDKGYGFIQPDAGGKDVFVHISAVERSGLTGLKDNQKVSYELETGRDGKQSAGSLVVE